GGGGTGTCACTGCCCGGGGTGCACCTGGGCTGGTTCGCCATGCCGTACGGCCGGGTGTTCGTCGTGGGACCCGCCCTGACGCCTGTGCTGGAAATCCGCACCACAGACGGCGGGCTGTTGCTGACGGTGGATAACCCACAGGACGCCCTGACGCGCTTGCACGCGGCGCGGCGCTAGGCCAGCAGCCGTCCGGGCGCGCCGTCTGTTTCGGCGCGCCGGGCCGCAGCAGCCCTCTGAAGCAACGCGTGGCCGGGCCAGCGCCCACGCCACAGCCCGGCGGCCGAGGGGCCGCCTCAGAAACGGACGATCAGACCCAGTAGGCCAGCGAGGTCATCAGCTTGGCCACGCCGCGCATGGCCAGGCGCACGGGGCCGGGGAGTTCGATGCCGCCGGCCGCGCGGGCCGCCGCGCCGTGGGCGGCTTCGTCGGCGCTCATCTGGGCGACGATCGCCCGGCTGCGGGCATCCTCGGCGGGCAGGCGATCCATGTGGCTGTGCAGATGCTCCTCCACCTGGCGTTCGGTCTCGGACACAAAGCCCAGGCTGACCCGGTCGCCGACACGGCCGGCCATGGCCCCAATGGCGTAGGAACCGGCGTACCACAGCGGGCCCAGCCGGCTCGGGCGGCTATCCAGTTCGCGCAGCCGCTCGGCGCACCAGGCCAGATGGTCTTGTTCCTCGACCGCGGCCTCGAGCAAATGCTTGCGCAGCGATGGGTCGCGGGTGACCGATGCCTGCCCGTGGTACAGCGCCTGGGCCGCAACCTCGCCGGCGTGGTTGACGCGCATCAGCCCCGCAGCATGCGCCCGGGCCACGCCCTCCAGCGGCGCGCCCATGGCGTCATCCGCAGGCTTTGGGCTGGGCCGCGCGCCCTTTGGGTCCGGCGCTAGCGCCACTTCGAGGCCGCGTTGGGCGGCCACCATCCATCGGTCAAAACTCGTCAACTGGCGCGTGCTCATGGGTATGATCTGGGCGATTCGTGGAGCAGAAGTTGAAATACTGTGCCTGTCACGATGCCGCCACGCCGGCGGGCGCGGCAAGCCGTGAGGAACGGGCAATCATGCGTGTTTTAGCAGCTGATGGCATTGCCCGCTGCCCTGGCTTCCTCCTGTGCCATAACCTCCAGATGATCCCTGAATGAATCTCAGTCCAGACCGACTCGAAGACGCC
Above is a window of Abyssibacter profundi DNA encoding:
- the coq7 gene encoding 2-polyprenyl-3-methyl-6-methoxy-1,4-benzoquinone monooxygenase, which codes for MSTRQLTSFDRWMVAAQRGLEVALAPDPKGARPSPKPADDAMGAPLEGVARAHAAGLMRVNHAGEVAAQALYHGQASVTRDPSLRKHLLEAAVEEQDHLAWCAERLRELDSRPSRLGPLWYAGSYAIGAMAGRVGDRVSLGFVSETERQVEEHLHSHMDRLPAEDARSRAIVAQMSADEAAHGAAARAAGGIELPGPVRLAMRGVAKLMTSLAYWV